A stretch of the Synergistota bacterium genome encodes the following:
- a CDS encoding TRAP transporter small permease subunit, translating into MKWLGSKLNLLSALVLGFLTALICIDVILRLFRYPIPGSYDIAEFLTSLMLSLAILKSFQSETQIKIDLIDKILSKHKLKLVERLSHTITTLFLAVLSISMVFSSLNSKASGEVSMTLGIPLYLSYAIIGICVGFALINGVSPLLEKIKLTEKIQIEMRKLGREKA; encoded by the coding sequence ATGAAATGGCTTGGAAGTAAGCTAAACTTGCTTTCTGCCCTTGTCTTAGGATTCTTAACTGCTTTAATATGCATTGATGTTATACTTAGATTATTTAGGTATCCCATACCTGGTAGCTATGACATAGCGGAGTTTCTCACCTCTTTAATGCTATCACTGGCTATCCTCAAAAGTTTTCAAAGTGAAACACAGATAAAAATAGACCTAATAGACAAAATCTTGTCAAAACATAAGTTGAAGCTTGTAGAACGCCTATCGCACACAATTACAACCTTATTTTTAGCTGTACTCTCTATAAGTATGGTCTTTTCAAGCCTAAATTCTAAAGCTTCAGGTGAAGTTTCAATGACTCTTGGGATACCTTTGTATTTAAGTTACGCAATTATCGGAATATGTGTAGGCTTCGCCCTCATAAATGGAGTTTCCCCTCTCTTAGAAAAGATAAAACTAACTGAAAAAATCCAAATAGAAATGAGAAAACTAGGGAGGGAAAAAGCTTGA
- a CDS encoding TRAP transporter substrate-binding protein, with protein sequence MKKLLLISVFLGLIIGLGNPLNSAEGVIKLSYANFFPPSHIQSILAESWIKEVGKRSNGKVEISYFPGGALLQGPNIFEGVLNGIADIGMSCFAYTSGRFPLMEAVDLPLGYPDGTTATKVINRYFNMINPKELSGVKVLYLHAHGPGILHSKIKINKLEDLKGLKIRTTGFSAKVAKALGGVPVAMSQGMAYEALQKGIVEATFAPMETLKGWKQAEVIKHTIMCTKIGYTTGMYVVMNQKKWENLPEDVKKILEEISIDWVEKHGKAWDESDLEGKEFTLSLGNEIISLPDDEHERWRKAVEPVIDEYMNEIQKKGVPGKEAIETLKKLIKEETKK encoded by the coding sequence GTGAAGAAACTATTATTAATAAGCGTATTTCTAGGCTTAATAATAGGATTGGGTAATCCTTTAAATTCAGCAGAGGGAGTTATAAAATTATCTTACGCAAATTTCTTTCCCCCATCTCACATACAATCTATCCTAGCTGAAAGCTGGATAAAGGAAGTAGGTAAAAGAAGCAACGGAAAAGTCGAAATATCTTACTTTCCCGGAGGTGCTCTACTTCAAGGACCTAACATCTTTGAAGGCGTATTGAATGGAATAGCAGATATAGGTATGTCTTGTTTCGCCTACACAAGTGGGAGATTCCCTCTTATGGAAGCCGTCGATCTCCCTCTAGGTTACCCAGATGGTACAACAGCAACCAAAGTGATTAACAGATACTTTAACATGATAAATCCAAAAGAATTATCTGGAGTCAAAGTACTATATTTACACGCCCATGGCCCTGGCATACTTCACTCTAAAATAAAAATAAATAAGCTTGAAGATCTAAAGGGACTTAAGATAAGAACTACCGGATTTAGTGCAAAAGTTGCTAAAGCCTTAGGAGGTGTCCCAGTAGCCATGAGTCAGGGCATGGCATATGAGGCTCTTCAAAAAGGAATCGTTGAAGCTACTTTCGCCCCGATGGAAACCTTGAAAGGTTGGAAACAAGCTGAAGTGATAAAACACACCATAATGTGTACAAAGATAGGCTATACAACTGGGATGTATGTAGTCATGAATCAAAAGAAATGGGAAAATCTTCCAGAAGATGTGAAGAAGATTTTAGAAGAGATAAGCATAGATTGGGTAGAAAAACACGGAAAAGCATGGGATGAAAGCGATTTAGAGGGTAAGGAGTTTACGCTAAGCTTGGGAAACGAAATAATATCCCTTCCTGACGATGAACATGAAAGATGGAGAAAAGCGGTAGAACCTGTAATAGATGAGTACATGAATGAGATCCAGAAAAAAGGAGTTCCCGGAAAAGAAGCAATAGAAACCCTTAAAAAACTTATAAAGGAGGAAACTAAAAAATGA
- the rpoB gene encoding DNA-directed RNA polymerase subunit beta: MESFVKVGRERVFYGNSSKVLPLPNLIEVQKNSFKWFLEEGLREVFNEVFPIEGYKGDMVLEFVDYYLGEPKCSEFEAKEKDLSYQAPLFARLRLVSRLTGEIKEEDVYMGDLPIMTERGTFIVNGTERVIVNQLIRSPGVYFDKEVGAQGREIFTARLIPDRGAWLEFELTPGEVISVKVDRRKKVPVTLLLKVLGFRDNQEILEYFSEGIYEAEIIEELVRGKILAEPVLDLETGEVLIRKGERLTKEDIEFLIERGVSKVVLYKVDSAIANTLERDPTVTMEDALIDLFRRLRPSEPARLEGARELARALFGDPRRYNLGKVGRFKLNKKLGLDIPLDVVTLQREDICGIIDYLLQLRDGKGEVDDIDHLGNRRVRAVGELLQNQFRIGLLRVERMVKDRMSLYPNVGSATPQVLMNIRPIVAAVKEFFGSSQLSQFMDQTNPLAELTHRRRLSALGPGGLTRERAGFEVRDVHYTHYGRICPIETPEGPNIGLVTSLSTYARVNEFGFIETPYKRVVDGRVTDEIVYLTADEEDKYYIAQANTPVDENGYFIEDKVIARHRREIVWVDPKMVNFMDISPKQVFSVSTSLIPFLEHDDANRALMGSNMQRQAVPLIKPQAPVIGTGIEKKVALDSGALVVAKRGGVVEKVCADEIVIRTPSGEKDVYKLLKFKRSNQGTCINQRPIVNKGDKVEAGDVIADGMSTDHGELALGNNVLIAFMPWEGYNFEDAIVISERLVKEDLYTSVHIEEYEIEARETKLGPEEITRDIPNVGEDQLKNLDENGIVRIGAEVKAGDILVGKVTPKGETDLTPEERLLRAIFGEKAREVRDTSLRVPHGEGGKVVDVKIFSRENNDELPPGVNKLVRVYVAQIRKISVGDKMAGRHGNKGVISRILPVEDMPYLPDGTPVDIVLNPLGVPSRMNLGQVLEAHLGLVARELGFRVASPVFEGATEKDVLEGLEKICKIKPWFKPTGKTILYDGRTGEPFDQEVTVGYMYMMKLIHMVDDKIHARSTGPYSLITQQPLGGKAQFGGQRFGEMEVWALEGYGAAYTLQEILTIKSDDIPGRMKTYEAIVKGEDISEAGLPESFKVLVKELQGLCLDIEVELEKEEKELEEEKGGLTGDGN; this comes from the coding sequence ATGGAGAGTTTTGTTAAGGTGGGAAGGGAAAGAGTTTTTTATGGTAATTCCTCAAAGGTTCTCCCTCTGCCTAATCTTATAGAGGTTCAGAAGAACTCCTTTAAGTGGTTCTTAGAAGAAGGACTTCGTGAGGTTTTTAACGAAGTTTTCCCCATCGAAGGGTACAAGGGAGATATGGTGTTAGAGTTTGTAGATTATTACTTGGGAGAACCTAAGTGTAGTGAGTTTGAGGCAAAGGAGAAGGATCTTTCTTATCAGGCGCCACTTTTTGCTAGGTTAAGGCTGGTTAGTCGTTTAACTGGAGAAATTAAAGAAGAAGATGTATATATGGGAGATCTGCCTATAATGACTGAACGGGGTACCTTTATCGTTAATGGAACAGAAAGGGTTATTGTCAATCAGCTTATAAGATCTCCTGGGGTTTATTTTGACAAGGAAGTTGGTGCGCAGGGTAGGGAGATTTTCACAGCTAGGCTTATTCCTGACAGAGGGGCATGGTTAGAGTTTGAGCTTACACCAGGAGAGGTAATATCTGTAAAGGTCGATCGTAGAAAAAAGGTACCTGTTACTTTACTTTTAAAGGTTTTAGGTTTTAGGGATAATCAGGAAATACTAGAATACTTTTCAGAGGGTATTTACGAGGCGGAGATAATAGAAGAGCTTGTTAGAGGTAAGATTCTTGCTGAACCTGTGTTAGATTTAGAAACAGGTGAGGTTTTGATAAGAAAAGGAGAAAGATTAACTAAGGAAGATATTGAATTTTTGATCGAGAGGGGAGTTTCTAAAGTTGTTTTATATAAGGTTGATTCTGCCATAGCTAATACCTTGGAGAGAGATCCAACGGTCACTATGGAGGATGCCTTAATAGACCTTTTTAGAAGGTTGAGACCTAGTGAGCCTGCAAGACTTGAGGGGGCTAGGGAGCTTGCTAGGGCCCTCTTTGGAGACCCAAGAAGATATAATTTGGGTAAAGTTGGGAGATTCAAGCTTAATAAAAAATTAGGACTTGATATTCCTCTTGATGTGGTTACTCTGCAGAGAGAGGACATCTGTGGTATTATAGATTATCTTCTTCAGCTAAGAGACGGCAAGGGAGAAGTAGATGATATAGATCATCTTGGAAATAGAAGAGTTAGGGCTGTAGGAGAGCTCTTGCAGAACCAGTTTAGGATAGGTCTTTTAAGGGTTGAAAGAATGGTCAAGGACAGGATGAGCTTATATCCAAATGTGGGAAGCGCTACTCCTCAGGTTTTAATGAATATAAGACCTATAGTAGCTGCGGTAAAGGAGTTTTTCGGTTCTAGTCAGTTATCCCAGTTTATGGATCAAACTAATCCTCTGGCAGAGCTTACTCATAGGAGGAGATTAAGCGCTTTAGGGCCTGGTGGATTAACGAGGGAGAGAGCGGGGTTTGAGGTTAGAGATGTTCACTACACTCATTATGGAAGGATATGTCCAATAGAGACGCCTGAAGGTCCGAATATTGGACTTGTCACATCTCTGAGTACATATGCTCGTGTAAATGAATTTGGTTTTATTGAAACTCCTTATAAAAGAGTTGTGGATGGAAGGGTAACTGATGAGATTGTTTATCTTACGGCTGATGAGGAGGATAAGTATTATATAGCTCAAGCTAATACTCCTGTTGATGAAAATGGTTACTTCATAGAGGATAAGGTAATAGCTCGCCATCGTAGGGAGATCGTATGGGTTGATCCTAAAATGGTTAATTTTATGGATATATCTCCAAAACAGGTGTTTAGTGTTTCTACATCCCTTATTCCCTTTTTGGAACACGATGATGCCAATAGAGCTTTAATGGGTTCCAATATGCAACGTCAGGCAGTTCCTCTTATTAAACCGCAAGCTCCGGTTATAGGAACTGGAATAGAGAAAAAGGTTGCCTTGGATTCTGGAGCACTGGTTGTGGCAAAAAGAGGTGGCGTTGTTGAGAAGGTTTGTGCGGATGAGATAGTTATAAGAACTCCTAGTGGGGAGAAGGATGTTTATAAGCTTCTTAAATTTAAGAGGTCAAACCAGGGAACGTGTATAAATCAAAGACCTATAGTTAATAAGGGAGATAAAGTTGAAGCAGGAGACGTTATTGCTGATGGTATGTCAACTGATCATGGAGAATTAGCTCTCGGAAATAATGTTTTGATAGCTTTTATGCCTTGGGAAGGATATAACTTTGAGGATGCGATAGTTATAAGCGAGCGTTTGGTTAAAGAGGATTTATACACCTCCGTTCATATAGAGGAGTATGAGATAGAGGCTCGTGAAACCAAACTTGGTCCTGAGGAGATAACGAGGGATATCCCTAATGTTGGAGAGGATCAATTGAAGAATCTTGATGAAAATGGAATTGTTAGAATAGGGGCTGAGGTAAAAGCAGGAGATATCCTTGTAGGAAAGGTAACACCAAAGGGGGAAACGGATCTAACGCCTGAGGAAAGACTTCTTAGAGCTATCTTTGGAGAGAAGGCGAGAGAAGTAAGGGATACATCTTTAAGAGTTCCGCATGGTGAAGGTGGAAAAGTTGTTGACGTTAAGATTTTCTCTCGGGAAAATAATGATGAGCTTCCACCTGGTGTAAACAAGCTCGTTCGTGTTTATGTTGCTCAGATAAGAAAGATTTCTGTGGGGGATAAGATGGCAGGAAGGCATGGCAATAAGGGGGTTATATCTAGAATATTACCTGTCGAGGATATGCCTTATCTTCCTGATGGTACTCCAGTTGACATAGTTCTTAATCCCTTGGGGGTTCCGTCAAGAATGAACTTAGGACAAGTTCTTGAAGCTCATTTAGGCTTGGTGGCTAGAGAGCTAGGTTTTAGGGTTGCTTCTCCGGTATTTGAGGGGGCAACTGAAAAAGATGTGTTAGAGGGTCTTGAAAAGATATGCAAAATTAAGCCTTGGTTTAAACCTACAGGTAAAACTATTTTGTATGATGGTAGAACAGGAGAGCCCTTTGATCAGGAAGTTACTGTTGGTTACATGTATATGATGAAGCTTATTCACATGGTTGATGATAAAATCCATGCTCGTTCAACAGGTCCTTACTCTCTCATAACTCAGCAACCTCTTGGCGGTAAAGCTCAGTTTGGTGGACAGAGATTTGGGGAAATGGAGGTTTGGGCTCTTGAGGGATACGGTGCGGCTTATACTCTTCAGGAGATATTGACTATAAAGTCTGATGATATACCTGGAAGAATGAAAACTTACGAGGCTATAGTCAAAGGTGAGGATATTAGCGAAGCGGGTCTCCCTGAATCCTTTAAGGTTCTTGTTAAAGAGCTTCAAGGGTTGTGCTTAGATATAGAGGTAGAGCTTGAGAAAGAAGAAAAGGAATTGGAGGAGGAAAAGGGAGGATTAACCGGTGATGGAAATTAA
- the rpoC gene encoding DNA-directed RNA polymerase subunit beta', whose translation MEIKGIKIRLASPDQIRKWSRGEVKKPETINYRTLRPERDGLFCERIFGPTRDYECYCGKYKHIKYKGIVCERCGVEVTESRVRRERMGHIELAVPVVHIWYLKGIPSKLSLLLGIPSKDLEKVVYFASLRRKEQLYKVMSESRGVCKRGDIITGSQFRIHSHFDKQFAAEEAYRVTDLTEIPLEKGEVITSRQLERLKSEFGNMIDGEPCYEILEIDSTVTGVTYKVGDLLPLSELETIKAKFGASKVKAEPFLIKGEETYIVTKVLKMPFKKGDFLGASEYELYRKKYGEKFKVRLETSNLEESCYIVINPGSSPFRLGDIIIESEYELCKKYDPSFEAGVGAEAVKKLLQNLDLDLLAEELRLQIKESTGQRRSKLIKRLEVVEAFKYSGNKPEWMVLDVLPVIPPELRPMVQLDGGRFATSDLNDLYRRVINRNNRLKKLLALKAPEIIVRNEKRMLQEAVDALLDNGRRARPVVGPGNRPLKSLTDMLRGKKGRFRQNLLGKRVDYSGRSVIVVGPELKLYQCGLPRQMAIELFKPFVKRRLVEKGIAPNIKSARKMIERGRPEVWDVLEEVVKEHPVLLNRAPTLHRLSIQAFEPVLMEGKAIRIHPLVCTAYNADFDGDQMAVHVPLSYEAQAESRIIMLSANNLLSPASGGPIVTPTQDMVIGCYYLTIERSGVKGEGRRFVTVEEALIAYEHGTVHLHAPVFLRAKDGYVVFEDGKVKVEPIEDGWFKTTMGRIYFNTLLPKELRFINEVVDKKKLASIVEQCYRECGQRVTVELLDRIKETGFHMATKMGLSVSITDVHIPSRKLEIVKDAEEKTQIVDERFKKGVITEEERIREKERIWSEVVNKLTDMTLEEMDIINPFGMMVSSGARGSRTQLGQMAGIRGLMMDPSGRVIEFPIRSNFREGLSVLEYFISTHGARKGLADTALRTAKSGYLTRRLVDVAHDIIINAEDCGTDNGIEIAALVRGGKVIIPLEERIIGRYAVEDVANPNTGGIIVRKGEEITEEKAKIIVESGIKKVKVRSPLTCALRYGICAKCYGRNLATMRKVDIGEAVGIVAAQSIGEPGTQLTMRTFHTGGIRTAEDITQGLPRAEQLFEVRRPKKAAFIAEFDGVVIEIKQQDGRYKLTLEAENGTKKVYSIPATLPLLVDEGDEVKKGELLTEGDLDPQEILAVQGINAVQRYLVDQIQMVYRSQGVSINDKHIETIIRKIVPPNKVRVLNEGDTHLLPGEIIYTEDLEAIEKFIDLENKRILEDNISLLVGKKVAETVKDKEEGGIILHKGDILEEDIVVGLSSSDCTIKEIAIEDEGEDDGSYIRMIFGELEFSQSVLNKILAEPVVDANGSIIAREGEILTRSLLNRILESGIRQVCIRDESVFKDIIGEITADPIVDLDTGAELIPANTLITGEHIDLIRGRRVKDIRVWRRVEHLSLKSKLKERLLTSVLGGTFTAPLMDGDKVIFKEGFRIDSPEIVSAIIDANPGAIEVDGKLIDILEMKMNILTDEVYGKILAQPLLTKDGKEAFPVGQELNQKVLQEIARLPVDEIVVRSLLSGVETYKVEQKVGYAGRQKRKPIVRPLMQGITKAALTTESFLSAASFQQTAQVLTSAAVRGAYDPLIGLKENVIIGHLIPAGTGIELYRKVKVKEKAKSLKELEAERVLTGETMIKGE comes from the coding sequence ATGGAAATTAAAGGTATAAAAATAAGGTTAGCTTCTCCAGATCAGATAAGGAAGTGGTCAAGAGGAGAGGTTAAGAAACCAGAAACTATAAACTATAGAACCCTTAGACCTGAAAGAGATGGGCTTTTCTGCGAGAGAATCTTTGGTCCCACTCGTGACTATGAGTGTTATTGCGGTAAGTACAAGCACATAAAATATAAGGGAATAGTTTGTGAAAGATGCGGAGTCGAGGTAACCGAATCTCGTGTTAGAAGAGAAAGAATGGGGCATATAGAGTTAGCTGTTCCTGTTGTTCATATATGGTATCTTAAGGGAATCCCAAGTAAGCTAAGCCTTCTTTTAGGTATTCCTTCAAAGGATTTAGAGAAGGTAGTTTACTTCGCCTCTTTGCGCAGAAAAGAACAGCTTTATAAGGTAATGAGTGAAAGCAGAGGAGTATGTAAAAGAGGTGATATAATAACCGGCTCTCAGTTTAGAATTCACTCTCATTTTGATAAACAATTTGCAGCGGAGGAAGCCTATAGAGTTACTGATTTAACCGAGATTCCTCTTGAAAAGGGTGAAGTCATAACTTCTAGGCAGCTTGAGCGTCTTAAGTCTGAATTTGGTAACATGATTGATGGAGAGCCTTGTTATGAGATATTAGAAATAGACTCTACGGTTACAGGGGTTACTTATAAAGTAGGAGATCTTCTTCCTCTTTCTGAACTCGAGACAATCAAAGCCAAGTTTGGTGCAAGTAAGGTTAAAGCTGAGCCTTTTCTTATAAAAGGTGAGGAAACTTATATTGTAACAAAGGTTTTGAAGATGCCTTTCAAGAAAGGGGATTTTCTTGGGGCATCTGAGTACGAGCTTTATAGGAAGAAATATGGGGAAAAGTTTAAGGTTCGCCTAGAAACATCCAATTTAGAGGAGAGCTGTTACATAGTTATAAATCCGGGAAGCTCTCCGTTCAGGCTAGGCGACATAATTATTGAAAGCGAATATGAGCTTTGCAAGAAATATGATCCTTCCTTTGAAGCTGGTGTAGGAGCTGAGGCTGTGAAAAAGTTGCTCCAAAATCTTGACCTTGATCTTCTCGCTGAGGAACTAAGGCTACAGATAAAGGAATCCACAGGACAGAGAAGAAGCAAGCTTATAAAAAGACTTGAGGTTGTTGAAGCTTTTAAATATTCTGGGAATAAGCCTGAGTGGATGGTCTTGGATGTTCTTCCCGTAATTCCGCCAGAACTTAGACCGATGGTTCAATTAGATGGTGGAAGGTTTGCCACATCGGATCTTAATGATCTTTATAGAAGGGTTATAAATAGAAATAATCGTTTAAAGAAACTTTTAGCCCTTAAAGCTCCAGAAATAATAGTTAGAAATGAGAAGAGAATGCTTCAAGAGGCAGTGGATGCTCTTCTTGATAACGGTAGAAGGGCAAGACCAGTGGTTGGTCCTGGCAATAGACCTCTTAAATCTCTAACTGATATGCTCAGGGGCAAGAAGGGCAGATTCCGTCAGAATCTTCTTGGTAAGCGTGTTGATTATTCTGGTAGATCAGTTATAGTGGTGGGACCAGAGCTCAAGCTTTATCAGTGTGGATTGCCGAGGCAGATGGCTATAGAGCTCTTTAAGCCGTTTGTTAAAAGGAGACTTGTTGAGAAAGGTATAGCACCTAATATAAAGAGTGCTAGAAAAATGATTGAGCGAGGTAGACCAGAGGTATGGGATGTTCTTGAAGAGGTAGTTAAGGAGCACCCTGTTTTGCTAAACAGGGCCCCAACTCTTCATAGATTGAGTATACAAGCCTTTGAGCCGGTTCTTATGGAAGGTAAGGCTATAAGAATACATCCTCTTGTTTGCACCGCTTACAATGCTGATTTTGATGGGGACCAAATGGCAGTCCATGTCCCCCTATCTTACGAAGCTCAGGCTGAAAGTAGAATTATAATGTTATCTGCTAATAACCTTCTTTCTCCTGCAAGTGGTGGGCCTATAGTAACTCCTACTCAAGATATGGTCATAGGCTGTTATTATCTAACCATTGAGAGAAGCGGAGTTAAGGGTGAGGGAAGGAGATTTGTAACTGTAGAAGAAGCCTTGATAGCTTATGAGCATGGTACAGTGCATTTACATGCACCGGTTTTCTTAAGAGCAAAGGATGGTTATGTGGTTTTCGAAGATGGGAAGGTTAAGGTTGAGCCTATAGAAGACGGATGGTTTAAGACTACTATGGGTAGAATTTACTTTAATACTTTGCTGCCTAAGGAGCTGCGCTTTATTAATGAAGTTGTGGATAAAAAGAAACTCGCATCCATAGTTGAGCAATGTTATAGAGAGTGTGGCCAAAGGGTGACGGTGGAACTTCTTGATAGGATTAAAGAAACAGGTTTTCATATGGCTACTAAGATGGGGCTTTCAGTATCCATAACTGATGTTCACATCCCATCAAGGAAGCTTGAGATAGTTAAAGATGCTGAGGAGAAAACCCAGATCGTTGATGAGAGATTTAAGAAAGGGGTTATAACTGAAGAGGAAAGAATAAGAGAGAAGGAGAGAATCTGGAGCGAAGTAGTCAATAAATTGACTGATATGACTCTTGAGGAGATGGATATAATTAATCCATTTGGAATGATGGTTTCTTCTGGAGCTAGAGGTAGTCGTACTCAGCTTGGACAGATGGCTGGTATAAGAGGTCTTATGATGGATCCCTCTGGAAGAGTTATAGAGTTTCCAATAAGGTCTAATTTTAGAGAAGGATTAAGTGTTCTTGAATACTTCATCTCTACCCATGGTGCAAGAAAAGGATTAGCAGATACAGCCTTAAGAACAGCTAAATCTGGTTATCTTACGAGGAGACTTGTCGATGTGGCTCATGACATAATAATTAATGCAGAAGATTGCGGAACTGATAATGGAATAGAGATTGCCGCATTAGTTAGGGGAGGAAAAGTAATTATACCTCTTGAGGAGAGAATAATCGGCAGGTATGCTGTTGAGGATGTGGCTAATCCTAATACAGGGGGAATTATTGTTCGCAAGGGAGAAGAGATAACAGAGGAAAAAGCTAAAATTATCGTAGAAAGCGGGATAAAGAAAGTTAAAGTTAGATCACCTCTGACTTGTGCTCTTCGTTACGGAATTTGTGCTAAGTGTTATGGAAGAAACCTTGCAACTATGAGAAAGGTCGATATTGGTGAGGCTGTGGGTATAGTTGCTGCACAGTCAATTGGTGAACCTGGGACTCAGCTTACAATGAGGACTTTCCATACAGGTGGTATAAGAACCGCAGAAGACATAACGCAAGGTTTACCAAGAGCTGAACAATTGTTTGAGGTTAGAAGACCTAAGAAAGCTGCTTTTATTGCTGAGTTTGATGGAGTAGTTATTGAGATTAAGCAACAAGATGGAAGGTATAAACTTACTTTGGAAGCTGAGAATGGGACTAAGAAGGTTTATAGCATTCCAGCTACATTGCCTCTTCTTGTTGATGAAGGGGATGAAGTTAAAAAGGGAGAGCTTCTCACGGAGGGAGATCTTGATCCTCAAGAGATCCTTGCTGTTCAAGGTATAAATGCTGTTCAGAGGTATTTAGTTGATCAGATTCAGATGGTTTACAGGTCTCAGGGGGTTTCTATAAATGACAAACATATAGAAACTATAATTAGAAAGATTGTCCCACCCAACAAAGTGAGAGTTCTTAACGAAGGCGATACCCATCTTCTTCCAGGAGAGATTATATATACTGAGGACTTAGAAGCTATAGAGAAGTTTATAGATTTGGAAAATAAGAGAATTTTGGAAGACAATATCTCGCTACTTGTGGGTAAAAAGGTAGCTGAGACTGTGAAAGACAAAGAAGAGGGAGGCATTATTCTTCACAAGGGTGATATATTAGAAGAAGATATCGTTGTTGGATTAAGCTCTTCAGATTGTACTATTAAGGAGATAGCGATAGAGGACGAAGGGGAAGACGATGGTTCTTACATACGTATGATATTTGGTGAGCTTGAGTTTTCTCAAAGCGTTCTTAACAAGATTCTTGCGGAACCTGTTGTAGATGCTAATGGAAGTATTATAGCTAGAGAGGGAGAGATATTAACTCGTAGTCTCTTGAATAGGATACTCGAAAGTGGCATAAGGCAAGTGTGCATAAGGGATGAGAGCGTATTCAAAGATATTATAGGTGAGATAACCGCAGATCCAATAGTTGATTTGGATACAGGTGCCGAGTTGATTCCTGCAAATACGCTTATAACTGGAGAACACATAGATCTTATTCGTGGGAGGAGAGTAAAGGATATAAGGGTCTGGAGAAGAGTGGAACATCTCTCACTCAAAAGTAAGTTAAAGGAAAGACTCTTAACATCAGTTCTTGGAGGTACTTTCACGGCTCCATTGATGGATGGAGACAAGGTTATTTTTAAGGAGGGCTTTAGAATAGATAGCCCTGAAATAGTAAGTGCTATTATAGATGCTAATCCTGGAGCTATAGAAGTGGATGGTAAACTGATAGATATTTTAGAAATGAAAATGAATATACTTACCGATGAAGTATATGGGAAAATCCTCGCGCAACCGCTCTTAACTAAAGATGGAAAAGAGGCTTTTCCGGTAGGCCAGGAGCTCAATCAGAAGGTTCTTCAAGAAATAGCTCGTTTACCGGTAGATGAGATCGTAGTAAGAAGTTTACTTTCTGGGGTTGAAACATACAAAGTAGAGCAGAAGGTTGGATATGCTGGTCGTCAAAAGAGGAAACCTATAGTTAGGCCTCTTATGCAAGGTATCACTAAAGCTGCACTTACAACGGAAAGTTTCCTTTCTGCTGCTTCTTTCCAACAGACCGCTCAGGTTCTTACTTCGGCTGCAGTAAGAGGAGCTTATGATCCTCTGATTGGCCTTAAAGAAAATGTTATTATAGGGCATCTAATACCTGCAGGAACGGGTATAGAGCTTTACAGAAAGGTAAAAGTTAAAGAAAAGGCGAAATCTCTTAAGGAACTTGAAGCGGAAAGGGTTTTAACGGGAGAAACTATGATCAAGGGGGAGTGA
- a CDS encoding fumarylacetoacetate hydrolase family protein — protein sequence MAFIARFALDGSVRWGFVKDNSVMVLKGDPWGEVKYSIETEVPLFRVKLLPPTLPTKIVALGLNYKDHAEETGFPIPKEPLMFLKPPSAVIGSGDTILIPKDIGRVDYEAELAIVIGKRCKNVDRDEASKYILGYTCFNDVTARSLQGKDGQWTRSKSFDTFAPIGPWISTEIDPFDLSIKLYLNGDIRQNSRTSKMIFNIYDIVSFVSKVMTLEPGDVIATGTPSGIGPIKDGDEVVVEIEGIGRLVNYVKEVV from the coding sequence ATGGCTTTTATAGCGCGCTTTGCTCTTGATGGAAGTGTAAGATGGGGATTTGTAAAGGATAACAGCGTTATGGTTCTAAAAGGAGATCCATGGGGTGAAGTTAAGTATTCTATTGAAACAGAAGTTCCTTTGTTTAGAGTAAAGCTTCTTCCTCCTACTTTACCTACTAAGATAGTAGCGCTTGGGCTTAATTATAAGGATCATGCTGAAGAAACAGGCTTTCCTATACCTAAGGAACCGCTAATGTTTCTTAAACCACCTTCAGCAGTTATAGGTAGTGGTGATACTATTCTCATTCCTAAAGATATTGGAAGAGTTGATTATGAAGCAGAGCTTGCTATTGTTATTGGGAAAAGGTGTAAAAACGTTGATAGAGACGAGGCTTCCAAGTATATATTAGGTTATACGTGTTTTAATGACGTCACTGCTCGAAGTCTTCAAGGGAAAGATGGTCAATGGACTCGTTCTAAATCTTTTGATACTTTTGCACCTATCGGTCCATGGATTTCTACGGAGATTGATCCTTTTGATCTGTCTATAAAACTTTATCTTAATGGTGATATTCGCCAGAACAGCAGGACCTCAAAGATGATCTTTAATATTTATGATATTGTCTCTTTCGTGTCGAAAGTTATGACTCTTGAACCTGGCGATGTTATAGCTACTGGAACCCCATCTGGGATTGGACCCATAAAAGATGGAGATGAGGTTGTGGTTGAAATAGAAGGCATAGGGAGACTTGTTAATTATGTCAAAGAGGTGGTATGA